The Diaphorobacter ruginosibacter genome contains a region encoding:
- a CDS encoding homocysteine S-methyltransferase family protein, giving the protein MTLPHYTRAQQLPEILEKRIAILDGAMGTMIQRFKLGEAQYRGEGYGGPDGAGDRFKEFPRDVKGNNELLSLTRPDVIRDIHERYLAAGADLIETNTFGATTIAQEDYGMAELAREMNLASARLARAACDKYSTPDKPRYVAGALGPTPKTASISPDVNDPGARNVTFEQLRAAYFEQTVALIEGGADVILVETIFDTLNAKAALFAVEEAFDATGEVLPIMISGTVTDASGRILSGQTVTAFWHSVRHANPLSIGLNCALGATLMRPYIQELNKAAPDTFISCYPNAGLPNPMSDTGFDETPDVTSRLVHEFAAEGLVNVVGGCCGTTPDHIAAIGKAVGDVKARRIFYPEAA; this is encoded by the coding sequence ATGACCCTGCCTCACTACACCCGCGCCCAGCAACTGCCCGAGATCCTGGAAAAGCGCATCGCCATCCTGGACGGCGCCATGGGCACGATGATCCAGCGCTTCAAGCTGGGTGAGGCGCAGTACCGCGGCGAAGGCTATGGCGGCCCCGACGGCGCAGGCGACCGTTTCAAGGAGTTCCCGCGCGATGTGAAGGGCAACAACGAGCTGCTCTCGCTCACGCGCCCCGACGTGATCCGCGACATCCACGAGCGCTATCTCGCGGCCGGTGCCGACCTCATCGAGACCAACACCTTCGGCGCGACCACCATCGCGCAGGAAGACTACGGCATGGCCGAACTGGCGCGCGAGATGAACCTGGCCTCCGCGAGGCTCGCCCGCGCGGCCTGTGACAAGTACTCGACCCCGGACAAGCCGCGCTATGTGGCCGGCGCGCTCGGCCCCACGCCCAAGACCGCCAGCATCAGCCCCGATGTGAACGACCCCGGTGCGCGCAACGTCACCTTCGAACAGCTGCGCGCCGCGTATTTCGAGCAGACCGTGGCACTGATCGAGGGCGGTGCAGACGTGATCCTCGTCGAGACCATCTTCGACACATTGAACGCCAAGGCCGCCCTGTTCGCCGTGGAGGAAGCCTTCGACGCGACCGGTGAGGTGCTGCCCATCATGATCAGCGGCACCGTGACCGACGCCTCCGGCCGCATCCTCTCGGGCCAGACCGTCACGGCCTTCTGGCACAGCGTGCGCCACGCGAACCCGCTGTCCATCGGCCTGAACTGCGCGCTCGGCGCGACGCTGATGCGCCCCTACATCCAGGAACTGAACAAGGCCGCGCCCGACACCTTCATCAGCTGCTACCCGAACGCAGGCCTGCCCAACCCGATGAGCGACACCGGTTTCGACGAAACACCCGACGTCACCTCGCGCCTCGTGCACGAGTTTGCCGCCGAAGGACTGGTGAACGTGGTGGGTGGCTGCTGCGGCACCACGCCGGACCACATCGCCGCGATCGGAAAGGCGGTGGGGGATGTGAAGGCACGGCGTATTTTTTATCCTGAAGCGGCCTGA
- a CDS encoding GNAT family N-acetyltransferase, translating to MPPDRTPYRNQLEPSALIRQFAAHPPEGFAVHAGGWPAPAFTAPFDLLTTADEALKARLRKLPGGEWLSSRLKLTTDFVGTTLTEYAPMPTGIDAAALAAQLRARAGARMLTIVKDLPQASPLLTPEENTFSAALIAGLQQAGFIAVDGQALAYVTIDFTSVDEYLSRLSRSRRQNLKRKLRSRERLRISRIPTGDGFAGEERVDAYYALFDAVYAQSEIHFDKLTRAFLAAVLRDASNGGIVFEYRDADDDALLGWNLCFEHAGRLIDKYIGLSYPRAREADLYFVSWMVNLEYAIERGLTHYVAGWTDPEVKAQLGASFTLTQHAVFIRNPLLRALGRRFSAHFESDSQWGKEPAA from the coding sequence ATGCCCCCGGACCGCACACCCTATCGCAACCAGCTCGAGCCTTCGGCGCTGATCCGGCAGTTTGCCGCGCATCCGCCCGAAGGCTTTGCCGTGCACGCCGGGGGTTGGCCCGCACCGGCCTTCACCGCACCGTTCGACCTGTTGACCACGGCGGACGAAGCACTCAAGGCCAGGCTCCGCAAGCTGCCCGGCGGCGAATGGCTGTCATCGCGCCTGAAGCTCACGACGGACTTCGTGGGCACCACGCTCACCGAATACGCGCCCATGCCGACAGGCATCGATGCGGCCGCTCTGGCCGCGCAGTTGCGGGCACGAGCGGGGGCGCGCATGCTGACCATCGTGAAGGACCTGCCGCAGGCGTCGCCGCTGCTGACGCCCGAGGAGAACACGTTCTCGGCTGCGCTGATCGCCGGGCTGCAGCAAGCAGGCTTCATTGCGGTCGATGGCCAGGCCCTCGCCTACGTGACCATCGATTTCACGAGCGTGGACGAATATCTTTCGCGCCTGTCCAGAAGCCGTCGCCAGAATTTGAAGCGCAAGCTCAGAAGCCGCGAACGCCTGCGGATTTCCAGGATTCCCACGGGTGATGGCTTTGCAGGCGAGGAACGCGTGGATGCGTACTACGCGCTGTTCGATGCGGTCTACGCGCAAAGCGAAATTCACTTCGACAAGCTCACGCGCGCATTCCTTGCCGCCGTGCTGCGCGATGCGTCGAACGGCGGCATCGTGTTCGAATACCGCGACGCCGATGACGACGCACTGCTGGGCTGGAACCTGTGCTTCGAGCACGCGGGGCGGCTCATCGACAAGTACATCGGCCTCTCATATCCCCGGGCACGCGAGGCCGACCTGTATTTCGTGAGCTGGATGGTGAATCTCGAATACGCCATCGAACGCGGTCTCACGCACTACGTGGCGGGCTGGACCGATCCCGAGGTGAAGGCCCAGCTCGGCGCCAGCTTCACGCTGACGCAGCATGCGGTGTTCATCCGCAATCCGCTGCTGCGCGCGCTCGGTCGTCGGTTCTCGGCGCACTTCGAGAGCGACAGCCAATGGGGGAAGGAGCCCGCAGCATGA
- a CDS encoding Bug family tripartite tricarboxylate transporter substrate binding protein translates to MKKLFATAMTAIGLLATDLPAAAQGGNAASYPNAPVKLIVPYTAGGVTDIMGRLFAEQAGKRLGQPVIIENKTGANGTLGGVQMLSADPAGYSLTMLPIGTFRMPHITGAQFNPLKDFTYISVISGFNYYIAVNSNSPWMNMSDLIAYAKKSNGAVSYGTPGANSSQHIGMAQLGVQAKADWTHVPFKGDADAISALLGNHIQAVVSSSSILPYVNSGKIRVLASLGDVRSPDLPNAPTLKEQGFPIVHTSPMGIAGPKGMDPTVVKKLETAFREAYKDPEYQAGLKKLGMSAIYMNAADYTKYATETFNGEREALKSMGVEVK, encoded by the coding sequence ATGAAGAAGCTTTTCGCCACCGCCATGACCGCCATCGGCCTCCTTGCCACGGACCTGCCTGCCGCGGCACAGGGCGGCAACGCCGCAAGCTATCCGAACGCGCCGGTCAAGCTGATCGTGCCCTACACCGCGGGCGGCGTCACCGACATCATGGGCCGCCTGTTCGCCGAACAGGCCGGCAAGCGCCTGGGCCAGCCGGTCATCATCGAGAACAAGACCGGGGCCAACGGAACGCTCGGCGGCGTGCAGATGCTGTCGGCCGACCCGGCGGGCTACTCCCTCACCATGCTGCCGATCGGCACTTTCCGCATGCCGCACATCACGGGCGCACAATTCAATCCACTCAAGGACTTCACCTACATCTCGGTGATCTCGGGCTTCAACTACTACATCGCCGTGAACTCCAATTCACCGTGGATGAACATGAGCGACCTGATCGCCTACGCAAAGAAGAGCAATGGCGCCGTCTCCTATGGCACGCCCGGCGCGAACAGCAGCCAGCACATCGGCATGGCCCAGCTCGGAGTGCAGGCCAAGGCCGACTGGACCCACGTGCCCTTCAAGGGCGACGCCGACGCCATCTCGGCCCTGCTGGGCAATCACATCCAGGCGGTGGTCAGCTCCAGCTCCATCCTGCCCTACGTGAACAGCGGCAAGATCCGCGTGCTGGCATCGCTCGGCGACGTGCGCTCGCCCGACCTGCCCAATGCGCCGACGCTGAAGGAGCAAGGCTTCCCCATCGTCCACACCTCGCCCATGGGCATCGCCGGCCCCAAGGGCATGGACCCGACCGTCGTGAAGAAGCTGGAGACCGCCTTCCGCGAGGCCTACAAGGATCCTGAGTACCAGGCGGGCCTGAAGAAGCTCGGCATGTCGGCCATCTACATGAACGCCGCCGACTACACCAAGTACGCCACTGAAACCTTCAACGGCGAGCGGGAAGCGCTCAAGTCGATGGGCGTCGAGGTCAAGTAA
- a CDS encoding type II toxin-antitoxin system RelE/ParE family toxin: protein MNAWTVTIHPAASPELLSLPADMQARFLHIADMLEDFGPQRVGLPHVRPLRHKLWEMRLNGRDGIARVVYAAVQGRRLLVLHAFVKKTQATPRSAIETALSRLEAHEA from the coding sequence ATGAATGCATGGACTGTCACGATCCATCCTGCGGCTTCGCCGGAGCTGTTGAGCCTGCCTGCAGACATGCAGGCCCGGTTTCTGCATATCGCCGACATGCTGGAGGACTTCGGTCCTCAGCGTGTGGGCCTGCCACACGTTCGGCCATTGAGGCACAAGCTGTGGGAAATGCGCCTGAATGGCCGGGATGGCATTGCGCGGGTCGTCTATGCAGCCGTCCAAGGTCGCCGTTTGCTGGTGCTGCATGCGTTCGTGAAAAAGACGCAGGCCACACCACGCAGCGCCATCGAAACGGCTCTTTCGCGACTGGAGGCTCACGAAGCATGA
- a CDS encoding helix-turn-helix domain-containing protein: MKTLTSLKAEMLAQDDVRTHYESLADEFAMARELIAARTRAGLTQADVAARMGTTQSVIARIEGGKATPSLRSVQRYAEAIGCRAVVRLERLPRR, translated from the coding sequence ATGAAAACACTCACATCCTTGAAAGCGGAAATGCTGGCCCAGGACGACGTCCGCACGCACTATGAATCATTGGCCGATGAATTCGCCATGGCCCGCGAATTGATTGCAGCCCGCACGCGCGCAGGCCTCACGCAGGCGGATGTGGCGGCTCGCATGGGAACCACGCAAAGCGTCATCGCCAGAATCGAGGGAGGCAAGGCCACTCCCTCCCTGCGCAGCGTGCAGCGCTATGCCGAGGCCATAGGCTGCCGCGCGGTCGTGCGACTGGAAAGGCTGCCCCGGCGCTGA
- a CDS encoding L-serine ammonia-lyase: protein MAVSVFDLFKIGIGPSSSHTVGPMRAARQFVQRLARGEPQLAHVARIRCVLYGSLGATGRGHASDIAVMLGLAGFAPDTVDVDAVDGFIARVRKDGRLPLPDGPEIAFRQGVDLVLDASVTLPFHANGMRFEAWDAEGVQLDSQVYYSVGGGFIVSEEAAGDAQRQAAIAPDTDMLPLPFHSGEQLLAQARAHGGSMARVMRTNERHWRSDAEIDAGLLTIWRAMQACVARGCGTGGELPGGFRVRRRAPALHQALVNAPDVNDDPLQVIDWVNLFALAVNEENAAGGRVVTAPTNGAAGIVPAVLHYYTRFIKDSTEQGVIDFLLTAGAVGILYKENASISGAEVGCQGEVGVACSMAAAGLCAVLGGTPEQVENAAEIGMEHHLGLTCDPVGGLVQIPCIERNALAAVKAINAARMALRGDGTHHVSLDQVIKTMRETGADMMTKYKETSRGGLAVNIVEC from the coding sequence ATGGCGGTCAGTGTTTTTGATCTTTTCAAGATTGGCATCGGGCCTTCGAGTTCGCATACGGTGGGCCCGATGCGCGCGGCGCGGCAATTCGTGCAGCGCCTGGCGCGCGGCGAGCCGCAGCTTGCCCATGTGGCGCGCATACGCTGTGTGCTCTATGGTTCCCTGGGCGCCACGGGCCGCGGGCATGCCAGCGATATCGCGGTGATGCTGGGGCTGGCGGGGTTCGCACCCGACACTGTGGATGTGGATGCCGTCGACGGCTTCATCGCGCGCGTACGCAAGGACGGGCGCCTGCCGCTGCCGGACGGCCCGGAGATCGCATTCCGGCAAGGCGTCGATTTGGTGCTCGACGCTTCGGTCACCTTGCCCTTTCACGCCAACGGCATGCGCTTCGAGGCCTGGGACGCCGAGGGCGTGCAGCTCGACTCGCAGGTTTACTACTCCGTGGGCGGTGGCTTCATCGTGAGCGAGGAGGCGGCCGGCGATGCGCAGCGCCAGGCGGCCATCGCCCCCGACACCGACATGCTGCCGTTGCCATTCCACAGCGGTGAACAGCTGCTTGCACAGGCGCGTGCGCATGGCGGCTCGATGGCCCGCGTGATGCGCACGAACGAGCGGCACTGGCGCAGCGACGCGGAGATCGACGCCGGGCTGCTCACCATCTGGCGGGCCATGCAGGCCTGCGTGGCGCGCGGTTGCGGCACGGGTGGCGAGCTGCCGGGCGGCTTTCGCGTGCGGCGTCGCGCACCCGCGCTGCACCAGGCCCTGGTGAACGCCCCCGATGTGAACGACGACCCCCTGCAGGTGATCGACTGGGTGAACCTGTTCGCGCTCGCCGTGAACGAGGAGAACGCAGCAGGCGGCCGCGTGGTGACCGCACCCACCAATGGGGCCGCCGGGATCGTGCCGGCGGTGTTGCATTACTACACGCGCTTCATCAAGGACTCGACCGAACAGGGCGTGATCGATTTCCTGCTCACCGCCGGCGCCGTGGGCATTCTCTACAAGGAGAACGCCTCGATCTCGGGCGCCGAGGTGGGATGCCAGGGGGAGGTCGGCGTGGCCTGCTCCATGGCCGCCGCCGGCCTGTGCGCGGTGCTGGGCGGCACGCCGGAGCAGGTGGAGAACGCCGCCGAGATCGGCATGGAGCACCATCTGGGCCTGACCTGCGATCCGGTGGGAGGATTGGTGCAGATTCCCTGCATCGAGCGCAATGCCCTGGCGGCGGTGAAGGCGATCAACGCCGCGCGCATGGCGCTGCGCGGGGATGGCACCCACCATGTGAGCCTGGACCAGGTGATCAAGACCATGCGCGAGACCGGCGCGGACATGATGACCAAGTACAAGGAAACCTCGCGCGGCGGGCTGGCCGTCAATATCGTGGAGTGCTGA
- a CDS encoding 3-hydroxybutyrate dehydrogenase has product MADLNNRVALVTGGNSGIGLAIARRLARDGADVVINGIVTNEEGGAVALEIASAHGVSARYIRADLRNPAEIESMIRDVEREYGAIDILVNNAGMQHVSSIEAFPVDKWNDMLAVNLSASFHTIRLSLPAMRAKGWGRIVNMASISGLRGRAGKVAYNATKHGLIGLTKAVALETATTDITCNAICPGWALTALVQKQVDALAERESLDNEAATRQLLGARQPSGRFVTVDQLASLASYLCSDDAQEVRGAAWTMDGATTAA; this is encoded by the coding sequence GTGGCAGATCTGAACAACCGCGTGGCCCTGGTGACGGGCGGCAATTCCGGCATCGGCCTGGCCATTGCCAGGCGCCTCGCGCGCGATGGCGCCGATGTGGTGATCAATGGCATCGTGACCAATGAGGAAGGTGGCGCCGTGGCGCTGGAGATCGCCTCCGCCCATGGAGTGAGCGCGCGCTATATCCGTGCCGACCTGCGCAACCCGGCCGAGATCGAATCGATGATCCGCGACGTGGAGCGGGAATATGGCGCGATCGACATCCTGGTGAACAACGCCGGCATGCAGCATGTCAGCAGCATCGAGGCGTTTCCGGTCGACAAATGGAACGACATGCTGGCCGTGAACCTCTCCGCCAGTTTCCACACGATCCGCCTGTCCCTGCCCGCCATGCGCGCGAAGGGCTGGGGCCGCATCGTCAACATGGCCTCGATCAGCGGCCTGCGCGGCCGCGCGGGCAAGGTGGCCTACAACGCCACCAAGCACGGGCTGATCGGACTGACCAAGGCCGTGGCGCTGGAGACCGCCACCACCGACATCACCTGCAACGCCATCTGCCCCGGCTGGGCGCTGACGGCGCTCGTGCAGAAGCAGGTGGATGCGCTGGCCGAGCGCGAGTCGCTGGACAACGAAGCCGCCACGCGGCAATTGCTGGGCGCACGCCAGCCCTCGGGCCGGTTCGTCACGGTGGACCAGCTGGCCTCGCTCGCCTCCTACCTGTGCTCCGACGATGCGCAGGAAGTGCGCGGCGCGGCCTGGACCATGGACGGCGCGACCACCGCGGCCTGA
- a CDS encoding ATP-dependent DNA helicase, with translation MVPPDAMGAPDFRIAVRELCAFTAKQGDLDLRFTPAPTALEGMDGHRKVAARRGEHFESEITLSARFEQLEVRGRADGFDAGRHRIEEIKTHKGRLDRQSAALRELHWAQARVYGWLMCVARGFEKIDVALVYFDIDSERETEFVESWTADALRGHFELQCGRFIAWARQEAAHREARDRALRSLAFAHREFRTGQRDLAEAVYRATTQGRVLLAQAPTGIGKTAGTIFPALKALPGRQIDKLFYLSAKTSGRQLALDALRDLREQGAASIRVLEMVAREKSCENPGSACHGDACPLARGFYDRLPEARADALAEPAQLLDQESVRSVALVHGICPYYLSQELARWVDVVVGDYNYFFDFGGLLLALTQANDWRVALLVDEAHNLMDRARGMFSAVLTPDALKQAMESPTAAAAPRVKKALAAVKKQWAALDTTQADDYAVHAVFPEALQGALAQCMQAVGEHFADHPDTVDAELHGFQMEVLQVLRLLESMGDHSLIDQQRRKPDAKTNASAKARTSARAPGSDISIRNLVPAPHLASRWEAVHAATLFSATLSPMHFHADLLGLPQNHVALEVASPFSADQLEVRVARHISTRYAHRGESTAQVVELIARQFGERPGNYLAFFSSYDYLQQVAEALGRRHPQIPHWLQSRRMAEVQQREFLARFTETSQGIGFAVLGGAFAEGIDLPGHRLIGAFLATLGLPQFNAVNEQIRQRMDTLFAGRGHDYTYLYPGLQKVVQAAGRVIRTPQDRGVVHLMDDRFARTEVRRLLPAWWELRGASR, from the coding sequence ATGGTCCCGCCTGACGCAATGGGCGCGCCTGACTTTCGCATTGCGGTGCGTGAGCTCTGCGCCTTCACCGCCAAGCAGGGCGACCTGGATCTGCGCTTCACCCCCGCGCCGACAGCGCTCGAGGGCATGGACGGGCACCGCAAGGTGGCTGCCCGGCGCGGCGAGCACTTTGAGAGTGAAATCACGCTGTCTGCCCGATTCGAACAACTGGAGGTGCGCGGCCGTGCCGATGGCTTCGACGCCGGGCGGCATCGCATCGAGGAAATCAAGACGCACAAGGGCCGCCTCGACCGGCAATCCGCGGCGCTGCGCGAGCTGCACTGGGCGCAGGCGCGGGTGTACGGCTGGCTCATGTGCGTGGCGCGCGGCTTTGAGAAGATCGATGTCGCGCTGGTCTATTTCGACATCGATTCGGAGCGCGAAACGGAATTCGTCGAGTCGTGGACCGCCGACGCATTGCGCGGGCATTTCGAGTTGCAGTGCGGTCGCTTCATCGCCTGGGCGCGGCAGGAGGCGGCGCACCGGGAGGCTCGCGATCGGGCGCTGCGCAGCCTGGCCTTCGCGCACCGGGAATTCCGCACCGGCCAGCGCGATCTCGCCGAGGCCGTGTACCGCGCCACCACACAGGGCCGCGTGCTCCTCGCGCAGGCACCCACCGGCATCGGCAAGACGGCGGGCACGATCTTTCCCGCGCTCAAGGCCCTGCCGGGCCGGCAGATCGACAAGCTGTTCTATCTCTCGGCCAAGACATCGGGCAGGCAACTGGCGCTCGATGCCTTGCGTGACCTGCGGGAGCAGGGGGCCGCATCGATCCGCGTACTGGAGATGGTGGCGCGCGAGAAGTCCTGCGAGAACCCTGGCAGCGCCTGCCACGGCGATGCCTGCCCGCTGGCGCGTGGCTTCTACGACCGGCTGCCCGAGGCGCGCGCCGATGCCCTGGCGGAGCCCGCGCAACTGCTTGACCAGGAGAGCGTGCGCTCGGTTGCGCTGGTGCATGGCATCTGCCCGTACTACCTGTCACAGGAACTCGCGCGCTGGGTGGACGTGGTCGTCGGCGACTACAACTATTTCTTCGATTTCGGAGGCCTGCTGCTCGCGCTCACGCAGGCCAATGACTGGCGCGTGGCGCTGCTGGTGGACGAGGCCCATAACCTCATGGACCGCGCGCGCGGCATGTTCAGCGCCGTGCTCACTCCCGATGCGCTGAAACAGGCCATGGAGTCACCCACGGCCGCCGCCGCGCCGCGCGTGAAGAAGGCGCTGGCCGCGGTCAAGAAGCAGTGGGCCGCGCTGGACACGACCCAGGCAGACGACTACGCCGTGCACGCGGTGTTTCCCGAGGCCCTGCAAGGCGCGCTCGCCCAGTGCATGCAGGCGGTCGGTGAACATTTTGCAGACCACCCCGACACGGTGGACGCCGAGTTGCACGGCTTCCAGATGGAAGTGCTGCAGGTGCTGCGCCTGCTGGAGAGCATGGGCGACCATTCGCTCATCGACCAGCAGCGGCGCAAGCCGGATGCGAAGACCAACGCCAGCGCCAAAGCCCGCACGAGCGCCCGCGCGCCCGGGAGCGACATCAGCATCCGCAACCTTGTGCCCGCGCCACACCTCGCCAGCCGCTGGGAAGCCGTGCATGCCGCCACGCTGTTCTCGGCGACGCTCTCGCCCATGCATTTCCATGCCGACCTGCTGGGCCTGCCGCAGAACCATGTCGCGCTCGAAGTGGCCTCGCCCTTCAGCGCCGACCAGCTGGAGGTGAGGGTAGCGCGCCACATCTCCACACGCTATGCGCATCGCGGCGAATCCACGGCCCAGGTCGTGGAGTTGATCGCTCGGCAATTCGGCGAGCGGCCCGGCAACTATCTGGCGTTCTTCAGCAGTTATGACTACCTGCAGCAGGTGGCGGAAGCGTTGGGCCGCCGGCATCCGCAGATACCGCACTGGCTGCAGTCGCGCCGCATGGCCGAGGTGCAGCAGCGCGAGTTCCTGGCGCGCTTCACCGAAACCAGCCAGGGCATTGGCTTCGCGGTACTCGGGGGAGCCTTTGCCGAAGGCATAGACCTGCCCGGCCACCGCCTGATCGGTGCCTTTCTCGCCACCCTGGGCCTGCCGCAGTTCAACGCGGTGAACGAGCAGATCCGTCAGCGCATGGACACGCTGTTCGCGGGGCGCGGCCATGACTACACCTATCTTTACCCGGGCCTGCAGAAAGTGGTGCAGGCGGCGGGCCGCGTGATCCGCACGCCGCAGGACCGGGGCGTGGTGCATCTCATGGACGACCGGTTCGCGCGCACCGAAGTCAGGCGGCTGCTGCCCGCCTGGTGGGAGCTGCGGGGTGCATCGCGCTGA
- a CDS encoding LysR family transcriptional regulator, whose protein sequence is MELRHLKGFLAVAQEQSFTRAAKKLHMAQPPLSQRIRELEDELGVKLFERCTRRVHLTQAGETFLEGVQSLLLQLEQAVEACRKVERGERGMLRVGYTGRASQQLLPRLVLSFRQRYPDVQLDIQGPHPTGWLRSALQDGRLDVALCFLPLHDAQIETRSFVCSEFVLALPAGHPLAGQAQVPLSALAGERFVGYPSNQGFHLRDCMDDACRAAGFTPHVVHESETSQVLICHIAAGTGVSVIPAELQQLEHLGGVVFKSLGENAPRLEHGMAWLGSNRNPALHNLLGLDLTKNPPTGTQ, encoded by the coding sequence ATGGAATTGCGGCATCTGAAGGGATTTCTGGCCGTGGCGCAGGAGCAGAGCTTCACCCGCGCCGCCAAGAAGCTGCACATGGCGCAGCCGCCATTGAGCCAGCGCATCCGCGAACTCGAGGACGAACTGGGCGTGAAGCTGTTCGAGCGCTGCACGCGCCGCGTGCATCTCACGCAGGCGGGCGAGACGTTCCTGGAGGGTGTGCAGTCGCTTCTGCTGCAGCTCGAGCAGGCCGTGGAGGCCTGCCGCAAGGTGGAGCGCGGCGAGCGCGGCATGCTGCGCGTGGGCTACACGGGCCGCGCGAGCCAGCAATTGCTGCCCCGGCTGGTGCTGAGCTTTCGCCAGCGCTATCCCGACGTGCAGCTCGACATCCAGGGCCCGCACCCCACGGGATGGCTGCGATCGGCCCTGCAGGATGGCCGGCTGGACGTGGCGCTGTGCTTCCTGCCGCTGCATGACGCGCAGATCGAGACGCGCAGCTTCGTCTGCAGCGAGTTTGTCCTGGCCCTGCCGGCGGGCCACCCGCTTGCGGGGCAGGCGCAGGTCCCGTTGTCGGCACTGGCCGGCGAACGCTTCGTGGGCTATCCCTCCAACCAGGGATTCCACCTGCGCGACTGCATGGACGATGCCTGCCGCGCGGCGGGCTTCACCCCGCATGTGGTGCACGAGAGCGAGACCTCGCAGGTGCTGATCTGCCACATTGCCGCGGGTACGGGCGTGTCGGTGATTCCGGCGGAACTGCAGCAGCTCGAACACCTGGGCGGGGTGGTCTTCAAGTCGCTTGGCGAGAACGCGCCGCGCCTGGAGCACGGCATGGCATGGCTCGGGAGCAACCGGAATCCCGCGCTGCACAATTTGCTGGGGCTTGATCTGACGAAAAATCCGCCCACCGGCACCCAGTAG
- the fahA gene encoding fumarylacetoacetase: protein MTTTQTSTLPAIDATHDSALQSWVMSANGHPQFPIQNLPLGVFDAGEGARIGTAIGNEVLDLAAALEWGLLPTLDMATEAALHSDTLNAWMALSAAQRSLLRAALSDLLQAQTASGRQASAFARQLLRPQDACRMLLPADVGDYSDFYAGIHHAVNAGRIFRPDNPLLPNYKHVPIAYHGRSSSIRPSGTPLQRPIGQIRRDTPEGPAPELGPTERLDYELELAIWVGAGNPLGTQIPIEQASAHIAGFGLFNDWSARDLQAWEYQPLGPFTGKNFMSSVSPWVVTQEALAPFRGPAMARAEGDPRPLPYLNHEDDQRNGGLRIQLEVLLSTASMREQGLAPHRLSIGDSSHLYWTPAQMLTQQTIGGCNARAGDLLGSGTISAPTPDGYGALLEITEGGKKPVQLANGETRTFLQDGDEIIFRGWCEREGFARIGLGECRGRVQG from the coding sequence ATGACGACGACGCAGACCTCCACCTTGCCCGCCATCGATGCGACCCATGACAGCGCGCTCCAGAGCTGGGTGATGTCCGCCAACGGACACCCGCAGTTTCCCATCCAGAACCTGCCCCTGGGCGTATTCGATGCGGGCGAGGGCGCGCGCATCGGCACCGCCATCGGCAACGAAGTGCTGGATCTGGCCGCAGCGCTGGAATGGGGACTGCTACCCACGCTCGACATGGCCACCGAGGCCGCGCTGCACAGCGACACGCTCAATGCCTGGATGGCGCTGTCCGCCGCCCAGCGCAGCCTGCTGCGCGCCGCGCTCTCCGACCTGCTGCAGGCGCAGACCGCATCGGGACGGCAGGCCAGCGCCTTCGCAAGACAGCTGCTGCGCCCCCAGGATGCCTGCCGCATGCTGCTGCCAGCCGATGTGGGTGACTACTCCGATTTCTACGCGGGCATCCATCATGCGGTCAACGCAGGCCGGATCTTCCGTCCGGACAACCCGCTGCTGCCCAACTACAAGCACGTACCGATCGCCTACCACGGCAGAAGCTCGAGCATCCGCCCCTCCGGCACGCCGCTGCAGCGCCCGATCGGCCAGATCCGCCGTGACACGCCCGAGGGCCCGGCCCCCGAACTGGGGCCGACGGAGCGCCTCGACTACGAGCTCGAGCTCGCGATCTGGGTCGGCGCGGGCAATCCGCTGGGCACGCAGATCCCGATCGAGCAGGCCAGCGCGCACATCGCCGGATTCGGCCTGTTCAACGACTGGTCCGCCCGCGATCTCCAGGCCTGGGAATACCAGCCGCTCGGCCCGTTCACCGGCAAGAATTTCATGTCCAGCGTGTCGCCCTGGGTGGTCACGCAGGAGGCGCTTGCGCCGTTCCGCGGCCCGGCGATGGCGCGCGCCGAGGGGGACCCCCGGCCGCTGCCCTACCTGAACCACGAGGACGACCAGCGGAACGGCGGCCTGCGCATCCAGCTCGAAGTACTGCTGTCCACCGCCAGCATGCGCGAGCAGGGCCTCGCGCCGCACCGGCTTTCGATCGGCGACTCCAGCCACCTGTACTGGACACCCGCCCAGATGCTCACGCAGCAGACCATTGGCGGCTGCAATGCGCGCGCGGGCGACCTGCTCGGCTCGGGCACCATCTCGGCCCCCACGCCCGACGGGTATGGCGCGCTGCTCGAGATCACCGAGGGCGGCAAGAAGCCCGTGCAACTGGCCAACGGCGAGACCCGCACCTTCCTGCAGGATGGCGACGAGATCATCTTCCGCGGCTGGTGCGAGCGCGAAGGCTTTGCGCGCATCGGCCTCGGCGAATGCCGCGGCCGCGTGCAAGGCTGA